From Planctomycetota bacterium, a single genomic window includes:
- the secG gene encoding preprotein translocase subunit SecG: protein MILTLAGIGTTLLAIGFIFVCLVLTLIILIQKPKGGGLSGAFGGAGGGQGAVFGAKTGDVLTWITVSGFAIFILLGIGLVYTTRSDAKPTPTEIVTPANAPEEPATPGSGKPAPAVPNVPIDSSNIPAIPLPEAPAASKTETPAAPKAEAPEAPKTEAPAAPTTPAPADAPKPE, encoded by the coding sequence ATGATTCTCACGCTCGCAGGTATCGGCACCACATTGCTGGCCATCGGCTTCATCTTCGTCTGCCTCGTGCTGACGCTCATCATCCTCATTCAGAAGCCCAAAGGCGGCGGACTCAGCGGCGCCTTCGGCGGGGCCGGCGGCGGACAGGGAGCCGTCTTCGGCGCCAAGACCGGCGACGTCCTGACATGGATCACCGTCAGCGGTTTCGCCATCTTCATCCTTCTGGGCATCGGCCTCGTCTACACCACCCGCTCCGACGCCAAGCCCACGCCCACCGAAATCGTCACCCCGGCCAACGCCCCCGAAGAACCGGCGACGCCCGGCAGCGGCAAGCCCGCCCCCGCCGTCCCCAACGTCCCCATCGATAGCAGCAACATCCCTGCGATTCCCCTCCCCGAGGCGCCTGCGGCTTCGAAGACCGAAACACCCGCCGCTCCGAAGGCCGAGGCGCCTGAAGCGCCGAAGACCGAAGCGCCCGCGGCCCCGACGACCCCCGCCCCCGCCGACGCCCCCAAGCCGGAGTAA
- a CDS encoding triose-phosphate isomerase, which yields MADRKPIVGGNWKMNLHTAEADALAAALVAAGSSKTAEVFVCPAFPYLAQVGKKLAGSGILLGAQDFYMKPNGAYTGEVSLSMLKDMGVSVVLVGHSERRHVIGECDGLINDKVLAGLEAGMTVVLCVGEKLEQREKGQTDAINMGQTLLGLAGVKPEQMKNVVIAYEPVWAIGTGKTATTADAQAAHKKIRDCVSFGLFDHNTAVGDALRIQYGGSVKPDNAKELFSQPDIDGGLIGGASLKAADFKAIIDAAV from the coding sequence ATGGCTGATCGTAAGCCCATCGTGGGCGGCAACTGGAAAATGAACCTGCACACGGCGGAGGCCGATGCGCTGGCCGCCGCGCTCGTCGCCGCCGGGTCGTCCAAGACGGCGGAAGTGTTCGTGTGCCCGGCGTTCCCTTACCTCGCGCAGGTCGGCAAGAAGCTCGCCGGCTCGGGCATCCTGCTCGGGGCGCAGGACTTCTACATGAAGCCCAACGGCGCCTACACCGGCGAAGTCAGTCTTTCGATGCTCAAGGACATGGGCGTGTCCGTCGTGCTCGTGGGCCATTCCGAGCGACGCCACGTCATCGGCGAATGCGATGGCCTCATCAATGACAAGGTGCTGGCCGGCCTCGAAGCCGGGATGACCGTCGTGCTCTGCGTCGGCGAAAAGCTAGAACAACGCGAGAAGGGTCAGACCGACGCCATCAACATGGGCCAGACCCTGCTGGGTCTGGCCGGCGTCAAGCCCGAGCAGATGAAGAACGTCGTCATCGCCTACGAACCCGTCTGGGCCATCGGCACCGGCAAGACCGCCACGACCGCCGACGCTCAGGCCGCCCATAAGAAGATCCGCGACTGCGTGAGCTTCGGCCTCTTCGATCACAACACCGCCGTCGGCGACGCCCTCCGCATCCAGTACGGCGGGTCCGTCAAGCCCGACAACGCCAAGGAACTTTTCAGCCAGCCCGACATCGACGGCGGGCTCATCGGCGGGGCCTCCCTCAAGGCCGCCGACTTCAAGGCGATCATCGACGCCGCCGTCTGA